Sequence from the Trueperaceae bacterium genome:
CCTTCTCGGCGCCGGTAGCATCTCCCGCGCGCACGCCGCGGGCTACCTCGCCGCCGGCGCGGACCTCGTCGCGATCGCCGACCCCGACGCCGACGCCGCCGCCCGGCGCGCCGAGGCGTACGGCATCCGGGGCGTGTACGCCGACGCCGCCGCGATGTTCGCCGACGCGGACCTCGACGTCGTCAGCATCGCCACGCCGGTCTCCACCCACCACGACCTGGTGCTCGCCGCCGCGGAGGCGGGGGTGCACGTCCTGTGCGAGAAACCGATCGCGCTCGACCTGGCGCAGGCCGACGCGATGATCGAGGCCGCCGCCGCGGCGGGCGTGACGCTGCAGATCGGGCACCAGATGCGCAGCGACGCGGCGATCCAACGGGCGCACGCCCTGATCGCGTCCGGCGCGATCGGCGACGTGGCGTTCGTGCGGCTCCGCCAGGCGCACGACTGGGGCGGGGCGGCGGAGGTGCGCCCCAGCTTCCAGACGCGCGCGTCGGGGGGCGGCGGCACCCTGCTCGACAACGGCGTGCACCTGATGGACCTCGCGCGGCATTTGGCCGGCGACGTCGAGGAGGTGTACGCCCGGATCGCGACGCGGCGCTGGCCGGTCGAGCTGGAGGACACCGCGCACGTATCGCTCCGCTTCGCCAGCGGCGCGCTCGGGTCGGTGGAGACCAGCTGGAGTGCGACGGGGTGGGAGGAGGGCTTCTGGGTGTACGGCAGCGCCGGTGCGCTGGAGTGGACCAACCGCCACGCCGACCCGGTCCTGGTGCGTTCCTCCCGCGCCTCGGGTGGGGGGGACTGGGCGACGACCGACGTGGCGCGCGAGACCTTCGCCGCACCGAAGAGCCACACGGCGCAGGTCGCGGCGTTCCTCGCCGCCGTCCGCGGCGAAGGGGTCGTGCCGGCCACCGGCACCGACGGGCGCGAAGCGGTCCGGTTGGTGTTGGCCGCCTACGATTCGGCCGGCCGCGGCCTCCCCGTCACGGTGGGGGAGGAGGCGTCCGACCTTCGCGCGGCGATGGCGGACGTCGCGCCCGCCTGACGCGGGGCGGGCGACCGGTTCAGCGGTCGTCGCCGGAGCCGTGAATCGCGCCGCGCTCCTGCCGGGACGCGAGCTTCGCGAGGTTCGTTTCGGCGACCTCGTCGAGGGAACTGCCGAGGTCGACCGCGACGCTCGCGACGTACCACAGCACGTCCCCCAACTCCTTCACGAGCGCGTCGCGGACGTCGTCGTCCAGCGCGGCGCCCGGCGTCCAGCCGCCGTCGCGCATCGCCTTGCCGAGCTTCTCGGCGACCTCGCCGGACTCGCCGGCGAGCTTGAGGACGGGGTAGAGCAGGGTGGCGTCGTTCGGGTAGCGCGCGGTGCTGCGCGCGCCGGTCTCGTACTCCTGAAGGGTCATGCCCCCAGCCTACCGGCCGGCGTCGCCCGCCGACGCCGGGCGTCGCTCGTCTTGTCCGTCCCGCGAGGCCCGTGCTACCCTCTACGGGCCCGAACGGGCGACGGTCGGCGGTAGCTCAGTGGTAGAGCGATCGGCTGTTAACCGATTGGTCGCAGGTTCGAATCCTGCCCGCCGAGCCAACGCACCCCGATGCGGGGACCGACGCGCACGCGACCTCGTCGCGTGCGCGTTCGCGTACGGACCCTGTGCCGGCGGGCGCTCCTCGCGCGGCCTCAGGCGTCGGCGTCGTCGAGGCGCCGGCGCGTCAGCCGCACCTGCAGACTGCGGAGCAGGTCGGTGCTGCTCACGATGCCGGCCAGGCTCCCCGCGGCGTCCTGCACGATCAGGCGCTGTCCATCCACCTCCGCGATCTTCGCGAAGGCGTCCGCCGCGCTTGCGGTGGGCGCGATCGTGGCGACCTCGCGCCGCATGACGTCCCCGACCGACGCGTCCCGCGGGGCCGCCTCGAGGTCCTGCAGCCGGAGCGTGCCCAGCAGGTCGCCGCCGGGCCCGACGACGGGGAAGAACACGTGCCGCCGGGCGATGACGGTGTCGACGAAGTCGGCGACCGACATCGACGCGCCGACGGTCTCCACCTCGCGCGTCATGATCTCGCGGACCGGGACGTCGTCGAGGACGTCGCGGACGATGGCGTGGCGGGTCTCCGCCTGCACGGCGGCGTAGACGAAGACGGCGATGGCGACGAGGAACAGGTTGAACGTCACGAGGCCGAACAGGCCCATGCCGACCGCCACGACCTGGCTGACGGTCGCCGCGATGCGGGTGGCGCGGAGCGGTCCGAGCGCCATCGCCAACAGTGCGCGCAGCACCCGACCGCCGTCCATCGGGAGGGCGGGCAGGAGGTTGAAGACCGCCAGGACGACGTTGACGGTCGCGAGGTAGGCGAGGACGACCAACGCGACGCCCGCCGACGCCCCCACGACCGCCACGACGCCCCCCAACCCCACGCCGAGCAGCAGGCTGGCGACGGGACCGGCGATCGCGACGATCGCCTCGTCGCGCGGGCGTTCGGGCATCTCGTCGAACTGCGCGATCCCGCCCAGGATCCACAGGCGGATCTCGCGGATCGTCACGCCGAACCGGCGGGCGACCAGCGCGTGCGCGAGCTCGTGCAGCAGCACGCTGAGCACCAGCCCGAGGGCGCCGGCCAAGCCCAGGAGCCAGGGGGTGGCGCCCGCCTCCAGGCGGGCGGGATCGACGTCGAGCGAGAGCAGGTCGGCGTACGTGCCGACGCGGGTCCCGATCAACCACGTCAGGAGCACCACCAGCAGCGCGAACGTCGCGTCGAGGCGGATGGGGATGCCGGCGATCGTGAACGGAAGGCGGTAGCCGGAACGCAGCATGCCGCACGCTACCGCCCGGCCGGAGGTGCGTCGGTGCGCGCTGGGCGCGGGGGTCAGTCCTCGTGCGTGCGGCGTTTCGCGGCGCCGGGCGGATCGGCGACCGCGAGGCGGGCGGCGGCCCAGGCGCGCTTCTTGTCCAGCTCCTCGTCGGGCGCGTCGTCGCCGAGGTCGGCGTAGTGCAGCACCGCCTCCTCGTTCGCGGCGAGCACCTGATTCAGGATCGCGTGCAGCGACTCGCGGACCGCCAACCCCTCGCGGAGCATGTCCTGCATCTCCAGGACGCGGTCCACGAGTTCGGCGTGCGGCATCGCTTCGAGTTCGCTGCGGGTGCGCTGCATGAGCCTCCTTCCCGCACTCTACCGCCCCGCCGGGCGGCACCGGGCCGCCCGGTATCGTGCGGCATGCCCGACCGCCCCGACGACCCCATGCTCCCCGACGACCCCACCCGAGCGACCCTGACCGCGCTGGCCGCCGCCTACCGGCGCGGAGCGGTGCGCCCGAGCGACGTGACCGAGGCCTGCCTCGCGCGCATCGAGCCGGGTCCGGTGTGGCGGACCGCGACCGCCGACCGCGCGCGGGCCGCGGCCCGCGCCGCCGACCGCGCGTTCGCCGCCGGCGTCGACCTCGGGCCGCTCCAGGGGATTCCGCTCGCGGTGAAGGACCTGTTCGACATGGCGGGGGAGATCTCCGCCGCCGGGTCGGCCGCGCGCCTCGCGCGCGGCGAGGTCGCCGCGGTCGACGCGCCGGTCGTGGCGCGCCTCGACGCGGCCGGCGCGGTGCTGCTGGGCCGGACGCACATGCCCGAGCTCGCCTTCTCCGGGCTCGGGCTCAACCCCCACGTCGGGACGCCCGACCGGGTGGGGGGGCCCGGCGAGGTGCCGGGGGGCTCCTCGAGCGGGTCCGCCGTCGCGGTCGCGCGGGGCGAGGCGGTCGCCGCCCTCGGGTCCGATACCGGCGGGTCGGTCCGCATCCCCGCGGCGTTCCAAGGCCTCGTGGGGCTCAAGGTGACCGACGGGGCGCTGCCCCCCGAGGGGATCGTGCCGCTGTCGACGACGCTCGATACGACCGGGCCGATCGCTCGAAGTGTGGAGGACGCCTGGGCGATGTGGCGGGCGTTGGCGGCCCTGCCGCCCGCCCCCATGCCGGACGCGCCGGGTGCGTTGCGCCTGGCGGCGCCGCCCACGGTGCTGCGCGAGGCGCTCGACGCGCCGGTCGCCGCGGCGTTCGATGCGGCGCTCGACGCCGTCCGCGCGGCGGGGCACGCCGTGGACGAAGCGCCGCGGCCCCTCCTAGCCGAGCTGCACGCGCTCTACCCTCGCTACGGGAGTTTCGCGGCGCACGAGGCGTGGGCGATCCACCAGGCGCTCCTCGAGGGGGGCGACCCGCCGGTCGATCGCCGCATCGCGGCGCGCATCCGCGCGGCGGAGGGGCGCCCGTCGAGCGACTACGTGCGGCTGCACCGCACGCGCGACGCGCTGCGGGCGGAGCTCTGGGCGGACCTGCAGGGCGTGGACGCGGTCCTCGCGCCGACCGTCGCCGTGACGCCGCCCGCGCGAGCCCCGCTCGAGGGGGACGACGACGCCTACGTCGCGGCGAACGGGGCGGTGCTGCGCAACACGACGCTCTTCAACCTGGCCGGGGGACCGGCGGCGACGCTTCCGCTCGATCCGGTCGCCGGGATCGGGCTGATGGTCGCGACCGCCCCCGGGCGCGAGGGGCACGCCCTGGCGGTCGCCGCGGCGGCGCGGGCCGCGCTCCGGTCGGCCTGACGGGCGCGCTCAGGCGCCTTCGGGTGTGAACGCGCGCGGGGTGGGCGGGGGCGTGCCCCCCTCGTCCTCGGGCGGCGCGGGCGGCGCGCCGCCCCGCGCGCGGAGCAGCAGGAGGGCGGTGACGAGCCCACTGCCGTACTTGACGGCGACGTCGGTGGTGATGACCTGCAGCATCCACGTCGCGGTCGCGAACGGCATGCCGGCGAACGCCAGGACGGTGAACAGGACGGTGTCGAGCGGAGCGGAGACGGCGTTGCTGCCCAGCACGCGGGTGAGCCAGCGGCGTCGGGCGAGGCGCTGGAAGATCTCCGTGTCCGCCGCCTCCGACGCGAGGATCGTGAAGAAGCTGACCGCGACGAAGCGAAGCGGCGTGGCGAGGGACAGGGCGGCCGCGACGTTCGCGAGGGCGGCGACCGCGATCATGGTGTAGACCGCGGGGCGCCCGAAGCGGTGGACGCGGTCGCGTTGCGTGAACGTCACGCCGAAGAACAGCGTGCCGACGTTGATCAGGAACCAGTCGCCCAGGGGAAGGAACGCGTCCAGCGTGTAGTTCGCGAGGAGGGTGGCGGCGACGTAGACGCTCATCGCGCCCACCATCTCCGCGCGGCGCGTGGGGAACGCCAATAGCAACGCCGCGCCCAGCACCGTGGTGCCGACGGCGGACAGGTCGGCGGGCGTCCCGATCCGCGCGGCGACGGGGACGGCGGCCAGCACGCCGGCGGCGAGCACGATCCCGCCGCGCGCGGCGGAGCGGCGTAGCGCCTGGGCGGCGGCGTCGGCGAACAACGCCCCGAAGAAGACGAGCGTCGCGAGCGGGAGGTGGTCGGGGGGCGTCTGGCCGAACCCGGCCATCCACAGGAGCGCGACCGCGCCGAACGTCACGCCGAGCGGCAGCAACGCGAGCCGCGCGAGGTCGGCGGGGCGGACGGTCGGAGCGGACGGGTGGTGCACGGGGACCTCCGGGGCGAACGCGAGGGGCTTCAGGGCGGGACGGTCAAGGCTCCGCGCAACGCGGCGCGCGCGGCGGTGACGACGTCGCCCCCCGGCGGGACCGGGGGGCGATGCTGGTCGGGGCGGGAGGATTCGAACCTCCGACCCCCTCGTCCCGAACGAGGTGCGCTACCAGACTGCGCTACGCCCCGACGCGAAGGAAAAGAATAGCAGCCCCCGGGGGGGTGGTCAAACGGAGCGGCCGCCGCCGCCCTCGGGCGCCGCGCCGTCGCCCTCGGGGTCGGGGGGGTCGGCGTCGTCGGGCGCGGCCGCCTCGTCGACCGGAAAGGCGTCCTCGACCAGGTCGCGGACGACGTCGCCGGGAAAGCCGCGGCGCGTCAGGAACGCCCCCGCCTTCGCGCGGTTCGCGCGCGGGTCGGACGCGGCGAAGCGCCAGCGTTCCTTCGCCAGTACGCCGGCCGCCGCCTCGCGCTGCTGCGCGTCGTCGAGCTCCCCGAGGAGCGTCTCGCGCGTCGCTTCGTCCAGGCCGCGGCGGGCGAGCTCCCGCGCCAACGCCAGGCGTCCCTTCCGGTGGGCGCGACCGCGGACGTGGGCCGCCCCGACGCGCGCGTCGTCGAGCAGCTCCAGGTCCGCGAGGCGCGCGAGCGCCGCCGTTGCGGAGGCGTCGTCGACCCCGCGGCGCGCGAGGCGCGCCGCGAGCTCCTGGCGGGTGTAGTCGCGTTGGGCGAGCAGGCGCAGCAGGTACGCGACCGCGTCTCCGACCGGATCGGGGGGCGCGTCGCTCACCGCAGGACCGAACTCGGGTCGAGGCGCGCCGCGCGGCGCGCGGGGAGGAGGCCGGCGACGGCGCTGGTGACGAGCGACACCGCCGCGACCCAGGCGACGTCGAACGCCGCGACCTCCACCGGGAGGCGGGTGATGAAGTACAGGTCCCCCGGGAGGGGAAACGGCTGGACGCGGAAGTACGCCGAGACGGCCAGGCCCAGCCCCACCCCGAGGAGCGTGCCGCCGCCCCCCAACAGCAGGCCCTCGAGCGTGAACGTCGCCAGCACGTCCCGCTCGCGCGCCCCGAGCGCCCGCAACGCGGCGATCTCCTTCGTCTTCTCCGCGACCGTGAGCACCAGGACGTTGGCGATGCCCATCGCCGCGACGAGGACGATGAGGAACACCACGACGGAAATGACCGCCTTCTGCAACCGCAGTTGCGTCACGAGCCCCCCGAACAACGACGACCAGGGGATCGCCCGCATGCCGACGTCGGCGGCGAGCGCGCGGCCGACCTCGCCGGCGCGGCTCGGGTCGGTCAGGCGCAGGTGGTAGCCGCTGATCGCGCCCGGGGCGTCGAGCATCCGCTGCACCGTCGCGAGGGAGGCGTACGAGGCGACGCCGTCGATCAGTTCGTTGCCGACCCGGAAGCTCGACGCCACCTCGAACCGCGTGCGGTTCCCGTCGATGTCCTGCACGAGGACCTCGTCGCCGTCGAGGACCCCGAGCGACAACCCGAGCGACCCCCCGAGCACCAGCCCCCCGGCGGCGAGCGCGTCGCCGGCCGCGCGAAGCGCCGGGAGGTCCAGGACCGCGGTTTGCGCGGCGGGATCGACGCCCAACAGTTGCGTGTAGCCCTGCCGACCGGTCACGCCGAGCGTCGCGTCGGCGCGCCGCGCGATGAGCGCCTCGACGGCGAGGAACGGGGCGACCGCCACGACCTCGGGGTGCGCCGCGAGGCGCGCCTCGACGTCGTCCCGGGCGGCGGTCCGGCCGTCGGCTTCGTACGTGCGGAGCGTGACGTGCGGCGTCGCGCGGAGGGTGCTGCTCAGGAGTTCGTCGATGAAGCCGTTCGTCAGGGACAACGCGGTGATCAACACCGCGACCCCGACCGCGACGCCGCCCAGCGTCAGGGTGGTCTGCAGGCCGCGCCGCCGCACGTGCGCGAGGGCGAGGTACAGCGGCGTGGGCACGACGTCAGCGGGCGCGGGCGAGGAGCGGATCGGGGCCGTCGAACGCCGCCGCGGCCCGGTCGAGGTGGGGCCCGTCGTAGCCGTAGCGCACGACGGTGACCTCGACGTTCCGGACGCCCCACGCGACGGCGCTGGCGTAGTCCTCGAACCACACGTCCAGCTGGTTCGTCTTGCGGGCGTGCATGGTGTCCTCGACCACGAACGGACCGTGCCGGTCGAGGAGGCTTTGGAAGTAGCCGGCGCCGCCGCCGC
This genomic interval carries:
- a CDS encoding Gfo/Idh/MocA family oxidoreductase, with product LLGAGSISRAHAAGYLAAGADLVAIADPDADAAARRAEAYGIRGVYADAAAMFADADLDVVSIATPVSTHHDLVLAAAEAGVHVLCEKPIALDLAQADAMIEAAAAAGVTLQIGHQMRSDAAIQRAHALIASGAIGDVAFVRLRQAHDWGGAAEVRPSFQTRASGGGGTLLDNGVHLMDLARHLAGDVEEVYARIATRRWPVELEDTAHVSLRFASGALGSVETSWSATGWEEGFWVYGSAGALEWTNRHADPVLVRSSRASGGGDWATTDVARETFAAPKSHTAQVAAFLAAVRGEGVVPATGTDGREAVRLVLAAYDSAGRGLPVTVGEEASDLRAAMADVAPA
- a CDS encoding nucleoside triphosphate pyrophosphohydrolase family protein, with the translated sequence MTLQEYETGARSTARYPNDATLLYPVLKLAGESGEVAEKLGKAMRDGGWTPGAALDDDVRDALVKELGDVLWYVASVAVDLGSSLDEVAETNLAKLASRQERGAIHGSGDDR
- a CDS encoding site-2 protease family protein, with the protein product MLRSGYRLPFTIAGIPIRLDATFALLVVLLTWLIGTRVGTYADLLSLDVDPARLEAGATPWLLGLAGALGLVLSVLLHELAHALVARRFGVTIREIRLWILGGIAQFDEMPERPRDEAIVAIAGPVASLLLGVGLGGVVAVVGASAGVALVVLAYLATVNVVLAVFNLLPALPMDGGRVLRALLAMALGPLRATRIAATVSQVVAVGMGLFGLVTFNLFLVAIAVFVYAAVQAETRHAIVRDVLDDVPVREIMTREVETVGASMSVADFVDTVIARRHVFFPVVGPGGDLLGTLRLQDLEAAPRDASVGDVMRREVATIAPTASAADAFAKIAEVDGQRLIVQDAAGSLAGIVSSTDLLRSLQVRLTRRRLDDADA
- a CDS encoding amidase family protein, which encodes MPDRPDDPMLPDDPTRATLTALAAAYRRGAVRPSDVTEACLARIEPGPVWRTATADRARAAARAADRAFAAGVDLGPLQGIPLAVKDLFDMAGEISAAGSAARLARGEVAAVDAPVVARLDAAGAVLLGRTHMPELAFSGLGLNPHVGTPDRVGGPGEVPGGSSSGSAVAVARGEAVAALGSDTGGSVRIPAAFQGLVGLKVTDGALPPEGIVPLSTTLDTTGPIARSVEDAWAMWRALAALPPAPMPDAPGALRLAAPPTVLREALDAPVAAAFDAALDAVRAAGHAVDEAPRPLLAELHALYPRYGSFAAHEAWAIHQALLEGGDPPVDRRIAARIRAAEGRPSSDYVRLHRTRDALRAELWADLQGVDAVLAPTVAVTPPARAPLEGDDDAYVAANGAVLRNTTLFNLAGGPAATLPLDPVAGIGLMVATAPGREGHALAVAAAARAALRSA
- a CDS encoding VUT family protein produces the protein MHHPSAPTVRPADLARLALLPLGVTFGAVALLWMAGFGQTPPDHLPLATLVFFGALFADAAAQALRRSAARGGIVLAAGVLAAVPVAARIGTPADLSAVGTTVLGAALLLAFPTRRAEMVGAMSVYVAATLLANYTLDAFLPLGDWFLINVGTLFFGVTFTQRDRVHRFGRPAVYTMIAVAALANVAAALSLATPLRFVAVSFFTILASEAADTEIFQRLARRRWLTRVLGSNAVSAPLDTVLFTVLAFAGMPFATATWMLQVITTDVAVKYGSGLVTALLLLRARGGAPPAPPEDEGGTPPPTPRAFTPEGA
- a CDS encoding regulatory protein RecX; the protein is MSDAPPDPVGDAVAYLLRLLAQRDYTRQELAARLARRGVDDASATAALARLADLELLDDARVGAAHVRGRAHRKGRLALARELARRGLDEATRETLLGELDDAQQREAAAGVLAKERWRFAASDPRANRAKAGAFLTRRGFPGDVVRDLVEDAFPVDEAAAPDDADPPDPEGDGAAPEGGGGRSV
- a CDS encoding FtsX-like permease family protein; translation: MPTPLYLALAHVRRRGLQTTLTLGGVAVGVAVLITALSLTNGFIDELLSSTLRATPHVTLRTYEADGRTAARDDVEARLAAHPEVVAVAPFLAVEALIARRADATLGVTGRQGYTQLLGVDPAAQTAVLDLPALRAAGDALAAGGLVLGGSLGLSLGVLDGDEVLVQDIDGNRTRFEVASSFRVGNELIDGVASYASLATVQRMLDAPGAISGYHLRLTDPSRAGEVGRALAADVGMRAIPWSSLFGGLVTQLRLQKAVISVVVFLIVLVAAMGIANVLVLTVAEKTKEIAALRALGARERDVLATFTLEGLLLGGGGTLLGVGLGLAVSAYFRVQPFPLPGDLYFITRLPVEVAAFDVAWVAAVSLVTSAVAGLLPARRAARLDPSSVLR